CAAGGATCAGCCTGGTGTTAGCCGATTTTTCAGGCTTTGGCCTGCTATTggagcagaggaagaaggtctGGAAGCTTACGGTAATTTTGTCGTCGGCCTGGTAAAGGCAAGGAGCCCCACAGCTGGAAAATGTTAGTACAAGCTCTACTATTGCGTTGCTCATCGACTAATGCGTCTCAGCATCATCACCTTTATACTATCTAACCTCACTTACGAGCCTTCTCGAATCCATTGCACATATTATTGATCAGCACCAACCGGTCGTCGAAAAATACTACGGTCGAGGACGTATGAGCGCGGTTGTCGGGCGTCTTGTCGGCGAAAGCGATAGAGCAGTGAGAAACCTTGTcgagggatgggaagaggaaagacgaGTAGGCCGATTAATAGGCGATaccaaatcatcttccttccttcttctttccaacccatctcttctcccgccactcttctccagtctccttccatccaatGCCAACCCTATAACACTCGCCACATTAGCAAACTCTACAACATCCGCACTTCCTAATCTCTCGTCCGCTTCACATCTCATCCAGTCGTATACCCATGGCGGTAGGAAATCTTCGCCGGCACCGGCACATTCAAGGACACCGTCACAGGCGGGTGGTCAGCAGGAGCACGAGCAGGAAGGGCCTGATCCAAGGGATGTTGATAAAGTGTTGGGTGAGCTGGTGGctttgggaggaagatgggcaTTGTTCAGGCGGTTCATTTGGAGCCGTATCGCGGTGAGTACATCCCTCTTAGGAAGTAAAGTTACATGTGCTAATTGGAAGtaggatgaggatgaaggtgaaagTCAAGAAAatggcgagaagaaggaagagaaggagaaatcACCGGAAAAGAAGCCCTATGAGGTTCAGATGGAGATACTTGAGCAATCAGGAAGTCAACGAGCAATCGAGAATTTGCTCAAGGTTTATTACGAACCCTTAGAATTTTGGTTCCTGCGAATGAGTATCGAAAAGGTACAAGCCCTTCCTGCTGTTTTGTGGGCGCGATGGCTGATGTGCGATTACAGGCCCATAAGATCGATACCGCCGACCTCACCACTGAACctcatctctcctccatcctcgaTGATACATTCTACCTTCTCAAACTTGTCTTATCCCGTCTCCTCTCATGCGGCTCGCTCTCTACCTTGAAAAATATGAGACGGAAGATTGCAGAGGTGGTAGAAAAGGATTATACGGATGTGAttaggaggaagatggataACGTGTATTCGCTtgccggtggtggtgatagggcggagagagagaagagggaaaaggatcAGAGGGAGGCGTTTGGTGTAAGCTCTCTCCGTTTCTGGTTATGATGCTCTTACTGATGGAACTACCAACAGATATACTTGAACGACCTCGATGTCTCTGCAGACTACATGGAGCGCCTCATTGACGAAACGCTTCAGCGTTTACCGCAAGTCTACATCGAACCAGAAATGGCCGGCGTCAAGAACGAGCTAGAAGGGTTCAAGGATATTGGCAACAGGTTCAGATCTGTATGCAAGGTAAGCATCCCGCACATTTTTTATTTAGTTTTGGTACTGATATCCACCTGAAGGCTGGTCTCGAACAATTATTCAACCAACTCACTCGCCCGCGTCTCCGCCCGATTCTTGATGATGCGTACCGAGACATCATTTACGTACTTGATGACGACGCGTTCcaagaggcagaagaatTGGATCtggtgaggaagagatttgTCAAGAGTTGGGATAGTTTGATTCTCGGGTATCGTGTACGTTTTTCTGACTTTTAATGCGCCGATTAAGATCACAAATGGAGAGACGGGCATTGAGCTAAAGTATGATTGACTGTAGGAGACTTTTACGGAACACAACTTCCAGACGTTCTTCGGCTTGGCTGTGGAGGTGCTTGTGAGAcattgggagaagatgatcctGTCGATGCGTTTTACTGAGGCAAGTGCTGTTGACGTTGTGACCCCTCTACGGCATAAGCAAGAACTGACGCTGTAATTGCATAACAGCTGGGTGCAATCCGTTACGAAAGGGACATTCGATCTGTTGCAAATTATTTGTCTGCTCAAACATCTTTCGGTGGGGCTAGGGAGAAGTTTACTCGATTGCAGCAGATTGGGACAATTTTGAACCTGGACGCGGTTAGTCATTTTCCCAACTCCCTTCATATACTGCAGACACTGACCCGCGAGGAaacaggaagaggatcCGCAAGAGTTCTACAGTAACTCGGGTGTACCATGGAGAATCAGTAAAGTAGAGTACGATAGTATTTTAGAGCAAAGACAATGATGATTTCCTTGGGAAAAATGGGCATACATCTTTATGCACTTGTACAAATGTATGGTTTCTAGCATCCATAATTCTTGTCAACAACAGCCCAAGAAGACAATTCTAGATATAGCAGAAAGACTAAGAGACTATTTATTCCTCATCCAGATCAACAATCGCACCCCATCGCCTAGCTAACCCTCTCCAAAACATTGCATCCTGCGCGCCCGCCCATCGACCAGACAGGGTCTTCACCTCAAGGTCTGTCAGCTGGCCTATAGATCTCTCCCCTCGCGGTCTGCTGTTGAGCACCGAAAGAAGGTGCGAATGTAGATGATAGGAATGATGGAACAGCTGACGAAGGACAAGTCTCCCTTGACGAAccgcttcatcctcttctgcctcgGGCGCCGATTCCTCCTGCACAGTTCCGGCTTCATCCCCAGCCTCTTCTAGAAGATCAAGCAAATCACCCTCTCCGGCATTCTCCAACAActgttcctcttcctcatcgcctGATAGCCTCACccccccaccaccaccaccttgTACTCCTACATTACCTCTCCCCACAGCAAACTCGCAGACTCCCACGCAGACTTTCCAGACTTTTTCAAGTAATTCGTAGATGATCaaccaccatcctccttctttccacattCCCGCATGAATTGTAGGTGGGGATGAtgtgagaaggaggagggagcgGTAAAGAGGcagggaagggagagagtAAGTGAGTGGGATTGTGttagaggaagagggagaggtaGAGGTAGAGAGAATGACaggggagggggaagtgAAGGATGACGGGGATGATACAGGGGTCGGTGGCAGAGGGATGGATGAAAgatcgatgaagatgtcatATAACTTAGTATGGGACTTGAAAATCATGTCCGAAGTTGCTAATCGTCGCTCAGCGTGATTGTGGTTTTGTTAGCTCATGAAAAGGGAACATACTAGCGACCCAACCacccttcttggcctttaCAGTATCCAAATCCATCAAGCCGACGTTGCCCAACCATTCAGATATCTCAGCCTCTCCGTGCGTAAGAGCTgcttgaggaggaagcgagaGGGCCCAAATATTCCAGGCGAGCGCGCCAAGAGGCAAGATGGGTGGGGGAGAGTAGAGTAGCTGCCATTGCAATGGTTCAGTATATCAGATTTTATAAGGAGGCCGAATACAAGGCGTACGATACGTTGTCCAGATAGGGCGGCCTTGTATACTGGTACAATATTTGGACCAAGCAgaccgagaagaagaggcatgAAAGCAATAGGATGTACGGCCTTCCATTCATGAGTCAGCCCCTGTCCCTCACGTACATACATACTTCAGACGAAGCCACTCACAGGGATTCTACCTCGCTCAGTGATAAGCTTGTGCACTCTTTCCAACTCATTATTCTTGCCGTCATCCATAGTCGTACCTAGCTTATTCACCTTGTCCGCTCGATATGTCTCCCATAGACCATCTAGaaccttttctctctcgcCATCTTGTTCggcagaggagatgaatggTGATTGGGAGAGATTTTCCAGTTTGTCGTATATCTCTTTCAGGGCGGACTTGAAGCTACATAGATCTGATACATCCCCTCCCGCTACTCGCAAGTCAATCGCCTTTCTAAGTCCTGAGCATAAGGAGAGGTACATACCTAAAACCACACCGACGGCACCCATCGTCCGACCCCTCCCCCTATTCTCCCCTTCTGGCTTTTCGCGACTCCTGAACAGACCCACTCCAGGACGATCATGGTGTCGAAAACAGATCAAATCTTCAGAAAGGTTATGCAAACCTGAAGGGAGGGTGGTATGTTCGATCGTGCCCGCCGGGATGTCTGAATGATCCGGACCgagcggaaggagaagcgaaTCAGCTGTTGTACAAGTATGGAGGCCGATGCCATACtcgggagaggagaagagaaggagacggGAGTGTGTTACTTACCTGCTAAGGACGAGTAATACAAGACGGATTGACCTTTGATATCGTCAAAGTAGGTCAGGAAGACGGCTGCTAAAGGGGGGAATGCGGTCATGGTGAATCCGTCACTGAGCCGCTGGTGGAAGATGGTTAAATGGAGGATAAACACGCTTTGGAGGCACCCAAATCCCACAGACTGTCAACGCAAGTTGATTGTAGAAGAAACAGGAAATAAGATGTaagatgatggattgaAGTCGAGTGACAAACAACGGTTCAACGCGCAAGCCGGCCCCCCGTTGGTCTGTCGGTCGGGTCGtcgtcatctccaacaACGCGGTCAGTCATGAACTGTGGTTCTCTTTCCCAGATACTCAAAAGTATACACGGAAGCTCAACTATGAAGGAACTAGAAGCGGGTCATAGTCAATCGAATACATCTACATATGCAAACATCATATCTACTATCAACCAAATTCTCGTCATTATGCAAAGTACTGTTCTTTATCAGccaatcccttcccctAGTTCCATGTTAGGCAAAAGCACTTACGTGATGTTCCTTGGCTTTGCGTGCTTGAACTTCCAAAATACCCCCATGGAAATGCTCGTGTGTCAGTTGTGTAGCATTTTGTCGAAGAGCCAACTACAATCTCATCGTCAACTTCAAGCTCTGATCCAGAGCGAGTTACGGATAAAAGACGTACCATGCCCGCTTCAACGCAAACAGCCTTCAATTGCGCACCGTTCATATCCTCTGTTGATCTAGCCAGTTCCTCAAAGCTTGCAGGGTATCAGCGCTTCATTTCCCACGGTACCTAATCGTAAAGGATACTCACTTGACACCGTGGTGATGGAGCTTTCGAGAGTGGATTTGCAGAATATGCTCTCGTGCAGACTCATTCGGCAGAGGGAATTCAATCTTCCTATCTAAACGGCCTGACCGGAGAAGGGCAGGGTCAAGGATATCAATTCGGTTTGTTGCGGCAATGACCTTGACTCTTTGtcaactttttttttctttttcccattcGTCTCCACACAAAGACAAGAGTACACACCTTGATTCGACTATCACTCGAGAAACCATCCAGTTGGTTCAACAACTCCAACATTGTCCTTTGCACTTCCCTATCACCACTCTTATCGCTGTCAAACCTCTTTGTTCCGATAGCATCCAGCTCgtcgatgaagatgatagcTGGCGCCTTTTGTTTGGCAAGTTCGAACGCGTCGCGGACAAGTTTCGCACCATCACCGAGATACATCTGGACAAGAGCGGGACCGGCAAGTTTGAGGTAGCAAGCGTTGGTCTGTGCGGCACACGCTCGGGCGAGCAGGGTTTTACCGGTACCAGGGGGACCGTACATGAGGCATCCTTTCGGAGGGGTAATACCAAGAGTCTTGAATTTGTCTGCTTGTTGCATGGGTAAGACACTGCTAGCTGTTAGCTTTGCCCACCATGATAATCTGGATGAACGAACATGGCCTCTACCAATTCTTCAATCTGCTTGTCTAAACCACCAATATCTGTGTATGTCTCTGTCGGTCTTTCGTCCACTTCCATCGCCTTTACTCTCGCGTCGTACTCTGCTCCCAATCAGCTTTGTCACTCTAATGACGGGAGATAGACCCACCATCTGGAAGCTTGTCGAGAACCAAATAAGAATCCTTGTTGACACCAATCAAGTCTCCAGGCGCAAGCTGGTTGTGCGGGACCAACCCGATAATGGGCAAAAACACTGTTTGACGCGTTGATGTCTTGATAACAGCACATTTTGACTTTTTTGCGTTTTGTTCATTATGAGTGGCaccttcttgctcttcagAGTCCACGTCAAGGATCTACTCGGACCAATCTATCAGCAAGgcgcttctttttttcgaTCCGAAATGATATAATATCAAGGACATACTTCGACAACCTTGGAGACAAGGTAAGGCAAAACCTTGTTCTGCTTGATCTTTGTTGTATTATCCGcaatcttctcaaccaTCTGCTCTCTCTCGTGTGACAACCGGAGGTTTTCTTGTCGCATCATTTTGATTTCGTTATCGATCATACGGGTCTGCATCTTGATCTCTTGCACATCAGACTATCGCGGGAGATCCAAGTAAGCAAACCCATCCATATCGAAAACAGGATAACAATTAAAAAGACCCACTTTCGCGACATGTTCAGGGACATCTTCAAACGTATCCTCCTTCGGCTTGGGTTGCTCGACTTCctcttgttgctgttgctgctgctctgCGCTTTCATTCTCCTGGGTTGTTTGCTGAGGCGCGTCTGATGATTCTTGAGGTTTGATGCTGTCCCCATCTGTGgggtttggaggaggaggagggtcTTGGGCGGGAGCGGACATGGTGTATAGGATATAGAGTAGTTTACCGATGAATGacttggagatggatggatgacaAGAGCGTGGAGTTGAGAACAGAGGTCGCGATTCGTCAGCGGTGAGAATTGATTCCGTGAGGCCACAAATATGATGATATCACCATTTAGAACCTCCACCCTTTTATGACGTTTCACCTATTTAATATTCCGTCGGTCGGCGTGACCATAGTTGACGGTGGTGCATTTAACCTGTAAAAGCTCATCTATATCTATACTTCCACAAAATGACATTCTCCACCAGAAACGCATACTACCTCAGGGTATCAAACTATCGCGTCatacctctcttcctctatcTCGATGAGCGCCACGTCAGTCCTCTCCCTTACGTTAATGCTCCAGATACTGATAACAGCAGGTCGACTGGATGTCCGATCGAGTCTTGCAGCTTGTCATAGCATCTTTACAACACAAGTGCGTTATGCATGTTGTCTGCCATTGCATCTAATCTAACAGTTGATTATAgacttcctcctttgctGTGGAACgcaagaggagagaaaaagcaCAAAGTCCATGTCGAGCGTGGTGGTGAGTATCGATAAGAATAATGACTGACCTTTTGTATTGCTAATTCGCTTTGTGAAGAGGATTACCAATTTTGTTATTTCCTACGATCGACGACTCGTACAGAAGTCGTCCTCTTGAAAGTACGTTTCATCCGCGATGGCCACTGTTCATTTCATAGTGGATGTATACTGACATCATCACTGTAGAGCAAGACAGTCTCTCTCCGTCCGCCAACACCCCCTCCAGCGGTCCTTTCAGAACCCCAAGGATCCAAGCGTAAAAGACCAACACAATCAACAAGATTAAGCAGTAAGACACCCAGACAAGCTCGGGCTAGTACGAGAGCAAGTTCAAGAGCAAGGTCTGTGTCTGTACGATATCAGGAcggagatgagaatgaCAGAACAGAGGTGTTTGAAGGGGAGAATGCGATGAGACCGTATGATCCGGATGGGATCCAGGTGAAAGCTGAACCTGACCCcgatgaggaggacgagTTTGCTGGACAGCCCAATATCAAAGATTGGAAACCCGACGTTGACGTGACTTTTAAAGGTATGTCTCTCTCGTTCCcctgcctcctcttcgccttcccctTAAATCTTGTTGAGACGTCCATCTACCAACCGAGCTTGTCTGATGAGGCCCTAATCTAGGTTTCGGcacatcatccatccaacTCGTGCTCATCATCGAACCCTACCCGCCCCTCCCACCTTCCCAATACGctcccccttcctctcGCTTATCTTCCCGTTCTGCATCCGTCATGTCCTCTTACTCTCGTTCACGTACGTCCCAAACGCGGACAAGAGGCGAACGTGAAGGTGGCCGATACTCGTCCACCAGTCTATCCCTCTCTGTTGCCGCTGCTGACGGTTcaaggggaggagaaggaggaggggaaggggtgggGAGAGATGGTAGTATCGCAAATATGCGGAATGCTTCTCGCGCGCCATCCGTAGCCAACTCTCGACGAGGCGGGACGAGTACGCCCTTCCGAGAGGAAAGTTCTACTCCCGGTCTCTCCGGTTCCGGAGGTATGGGCAACCGGCGAAGAATGTCACAAACGCCATTGTTCATGCCGAGGGATACACCGtttgacgaagatgaggaagacgaagaagagcatgaGATGTACCTTTCGGCGTTGGCGGAAGGTCGGGAGCGGTTACCTTCTGTTTTCCATCCTGCTGGTGAAGGACGAGGACGGGGCCGAGGCcgagggagggggagagaagaggaggaggaggaggaggacgtACCGGAAAGTGTGGTTGATATAGGGGAGAGATTGGTGAGGAATAgtgagattgaagaaggggttGTGAGAGTGCAAGGAGgttgggaagaaagaggggaCGGTGAGGAGAGTGCGGTCATGGGCAGAGAAGAGCCTGGAGATTGATTCAATGATCGATAATGATCTTTAGCTTCTTCAAGGACCAAATTCTATACTGCATTTGAAAGACAAGTAAAGCACAGTATGATATTTaccattccttcttgtactctttttcttttcttcacaTCATCTACATTCTTTTCtactttctcttcttaaACGTCGCGCTGTCGGTGCGCGCATGGTGCCGATGGGGGGGATTACTaacaaaagaagaaaaaaaaagaatgatggTGCTACACGTGCTGTAAACAGTTGTAGAAGTATGTATAGAAAGTTAACTCTGAACGCGATTAAGGATTGAGACatgagagggaaagggagagataAAGAGCTGGGTAAGATATAAACAAAAAACAGCCGGCACGATAAATCCACAAGTTATAGAGTTTAAAAGAATGATTAAAAAAGACAGAGGATAAATTCCCCCCTCACCAAGAAACGCAATACTACAAGCTACAACGACCGACTTTTGCCCCTCTGTTATTATTCTAACCCAGCTCTCTCACTTGAGATCATCGTACATCTTGACCATCCAGTTCTTGGCCGCCTTGTAGTCCTTCTTGCACTTGACCAATAACGCCTCAATCCGCTTGAGAGCCTCGGCGCTGCCGAGGTCGGCGCCGGCTTCTTCGTCGCGACAATTGCCATAGTGCTGCATCTTTTCACAAGAGGCTTGGACTTTGATGATACCAAGCGCGGCGGACGAGCCTTTGAGAAAATGGCCGAGAGAGGAGAGTTTGGCGAGGTCTTTATGGGAGCTGTATGAGACGGGTGTGTTGTATTTGTGTATGGACAGTTGAGTAGAAATGAGACAAGGCAACACGCGTCAGTGGCCGTTCCAGTTGTGATCAGCTGATTCAAGATTGTCAAAAATACGCACAGggcatcttccatctccttgaaCGTCTCTTCCGCTTGAGTAAAGTATCCCCACACGATACCCTTTGAGAATGAGTGCTTTTCGTCACTATCTTCGTCcacctcgtcttcctcatccatgtcCATGATCTGTTGGAACGTTTCCATATCGATGATTTCATCGCCGGTCTGTTGATTGACCAGGAACGGCGATCGCGGCGGAAAGTAGCGTGACGGGCCGGTGAGAGACAGTGAATGCATGGTATCAAGTTGCAAGTCGCGAGAGCATCGATGTCGGAGAGAGAAATGGAACAAGTGTGAGGGCGGAAGACACGTCGGGTCAGCATACGCCCTGCTACACACATACTCCCGGCACGAGGAACAAAAATGGTCGGATAATCATGACCCACCTCTGGCTCCTCGTCATCTGACTCGTCATCCGCTTCGGCAGCgatctcctcctcgatctcctccctcttctcccggCTGGACTCTCGTGACATGGCCTCTACTTGCTGAGAtttgtcatcttcagcGGGGTGCGGCTGAGTACGTTGGAGATCGCTGGTGTTTGAGGCGGTGGCAGGAGCTGACGGCGACCCGATCTTGGCTGACATGGTAGAacaggtgaagaaggtgtaCAGGTGTGGGAAGAGGCCCAAATGCAGGTGGTATGGGGtaatggaggagaaaggatgGTTGTATGGGAGTATGGGACTGCACTGGTGCACAACATCCACAACCAACCACCGACTATTACGCACTTTCATTCAAAAAGGCACGCGTGCCTGGAATTTCGTAAGTGACAAAGCGTGCCTGAATTAATTGGTCTCTTGCGGGCCTAACTATATCGCGGCGGGCATCGCCAAACTGTTTCCCCTGGGTTGTCCCGATCCAGGTAGAACATTCGACGCGATTCCGTGGATGGTTCTGGAGATTCTCGGTTGGATCGCCCCCTCGCCATATTTAATCCatcccatttccatcttccctcccgCACAACTCCAAAATaaatctctctcttcttattcttccAACCTACCGCTAGTATAATGTGAGTATTGccaccccctcctcccaatGCACCCCCGCTCACACCTCAGCAGCAACATGTCCACCGAGACCTTTGGCTTCCAGGCCGAAATTTCCCAGCTCCTCGACCTTATCATCAACACCTTCTACTCCAACAAGGAAATCTTCCTTCGAGAActcatctccaactcttccgaTGCCCTCGACAAGATCCGATACGCTGCCCTCACCGACCCCTCTCAGCTTGACACTGAGAAGGACCTCTACATCCGTATCATCCCAaacaaggaggagggtacCCTCACTATCAGGGATACCGGTATCGGTATGACCAAGGCCGACCTTGTTAACAACCTCGGTACTATTGCCAAGTCTGGTACCAAGGCCTTTATGGAGGCCCTTTCTTCCGGTGCTGACATTTCCATGATTGGTAAGTTACCGCTCTCTCTATCAATCCGCTTTTAGTAAGAGCTATTTGCTGACATGGCACTAGGTCAATTCGGTGTTGGTTTCTACTCTTCTTACCTTGTTGCCGAGAAGGTTCAAGTTACCACCAAGCACAATGACGACGAGCAGTACATCTGGGAGTCTGCTGCCGGCGGTACTTTCACCATCACTGAGGACACCGAGGGTCCTCGACTTGGCCGTGGTACCTCGATgaagctcttcatcaagGAGGACTTGAAGGAGTACctcgaagagaagaggatcagGGAGATTGTTAAGAAGCACGTAAGTATAGAGCGAGGTCGGATCTTTTTGAAAGAGGATCAATGCTGACGACGTATCCCCTAGTCTGAGTTCATCTCCTACCCTATCCAGCTCGTTGTCACCAAGGAGAccgagaaggaggttgaagaggaggaggaagtcaAGGAGGGTGACTCCAAGAtcgaggaggttgaggacgaggactctggcaagaagaccaagaagaccaagaagatcaaggagacTACCACTGAGAACGAGGAGCTCAAC
The DNA window shown above is from Cryptococcus tetragattii IND107 chromosome 12, whole genome shotgun sequence and carries:
- a CDS encoding 26S protease regulatory subunit 6A-B; translation: MSAPAQDPPPPPNPTDGDSIKPQESSDAPQQTTQENESAEQQQQQQEEVEQPKPKEDTFEDVPEHVAKSDVQEIKMQTRMIDNEIKMMRQENLRLSHEREQMVEKIADNTTKIKQNKVLPYLVSKVVEILDVDSEEQEGATHNEQNAKKSKCAVIKTSTRQTVFLPIIGLVPHNQLAPGDLIGVNKDSYLVLDKLPDEYDARVKAMEVDERPTETYTDIGGLDKQIEELVEAIVLPMQQADKFKTLGITPPKGCLMYGPPGTGKTLLARACAAQTNACYLKLAGPALVQMYLGDGAKLVRDAFELAKQKAPAIIFIDELDAIGTKRFDSDKSGDREVQRTMLELLNQLDGFSSDSRIKVIAATNRIDILDPALLRSGRLDRKIEFPLPNESAREHILQIHSRKLHHHGVNFEELARSTEDMNGAQLKAVCVEAGMLALRQNATQLTHEHFHGGILEVQARKAKEHHYFA